The Ruminococcaceae bacterium R-25 genomic interval CGCTCTGCGACCTCCAGGGAATGTTAGACGTATTCGTAAAGAAGATCTTCGGCGAAGAGACAAGAACACGCTTAAGGCCTTCATACTTCCCGTTCACAGAGCCTTCCGTAGAGGTTGACGTTTCCTGCTTCCAGTGCGGCGGCAAGGGCTGCAAGCTCTGCAAGGGAACAGGCTGGATCGAAGTTTTGGGTGCAGGCGTAGTTAACAAGAAGGTTCTTGAAGGCTGCGGAATCGACAGCGACAAATACAGCGGTCTGGCTTTCGGTATCGGTATCGATCGTATTGCCATGCTCAAGTACGGCATCAACAACATCAAGCTCCTGTTTGAGTCTGATCTCCGCGTACTTGAACAGATCGATGACTAAGGTTAAAGGAGGCAAGTGATTTATGTTAGTACCATTAAGTTGGCTTAAAGATTATGTAGATATTGACGTTACTCCGGACGTGCTCGAAGAAAAGCTCTTCAGCTGCGGCTTCGAAGTAGAGGAAAAATACGAAGTAGGCAAGGACATTTCCAAGGTCGTTGTCGGCGAAGTTAAGACATGCGAAGTTATCGAAGGCACACACCTTCATCTCTGCACTGTTGATGTCGGCGAAAACGGTATCCTTCAGATCTGCTGCGGCGCAGATAACGTTGAAGCAGGCGGCAAGTATCCTTTGGCGTTGATCGGCGCTCAGGTCTATGCAACAGCAAAAGACCATGTAACAGTTGAAGGCGTCATGACGATCGGCCAGGGCAAGCTCCGTGGCTACGATTCATACGGCATGCTCTGCTCAGGTGTTGAGATCGGTGTTACCGAGGATATGTTCCCCGGCGCAGGCTACAACGGACTTTTGGTTCTTCCTGCTGACTCCGTTCCGGGTGCAGACGTTAAGCCTATCCTTGGCTTGGACGATTATATTTTCGACGTTTCCATCACTGCAAACAGACCTGACTGCCAGTCTATCTTCGGTATCGCAAGAGAAGTTGCTGCAGTACTCGGAAAGCCCGTTAAGGAACCCGCTCTTGATTACACAGAGAGCGATGTTGCAATCGACTTCAACATCAGAGTTTCAGCACCTGATCTCTGCCCCAGATACATCGGTCACTATGTATCTGACGTTACTATCGGTGAGTCACCGCTCTGGATGAAGAGACGTCTTGCTTTGGTCGGCTGCTCTGCGATCTCCAATGTCGTAGACATCACAAACTATGTTCTTTATGAACTCGGCCAGCCGATGCACGCTTTCGATTTCTCTTACCTTGAGGGCGGTGAGATCCACGTACGCCGCGCTGAAGCAGGCGAGAAGATCGTAACTCTGGACGAGAAAGAGTTCGCTCTTACACCCGATAACCTCGTTATCTGCGACGGCAAAAAGCCCATTGCACTTGCAGGCATCATGGGCGGTCTCAATTCCGAGATCCTCGATACAACTACTGCAGTCATGTTCGAAGCTGCAAAGTTCGCTCACGACAATATCCGTAAGAGCTCCAAGGCATTGGGCCAGGTATCCGATTCTTCAATGAGATTCTCCAAGGGCGTTGACGAGTACACAACAGTCATGGCAATGAAGCGTGCCCTCCACCTCATCGAGGAATTAGGCTGCGGCAAGGTATCCAAGACATCTTTCGACGTTAACACAGGAAACTCCGTTGAGCCCAGAAAGCTTACAGTCAGTGTTAACCGCGTAAACGGCGTTCTCGGAATCAAGGTGCCCGACGAGGATATCGTCCGCATTCTGACCGGCCTTAACTTCGCACCTGAGCTTAACGGCGATGAGCTCACGATCTACATTCCCGGCTACCGTGTCGACATGGAGTCTTACCAGGATGTTGCCGAAGAAGTTATCCGTATGTACGGCTACGACCACATCACGCCTACATTTATCCCGACAGCAAAGGTTACATCCGGCGGATACAATCTCAAGCAGCGTTCAGAGCTCAAGATCAAGAGGGCACTCTGCGCAGCAGGCGCTTCCGAAGGTGTTCACTATTCATTCTTCTCACCTTCAGATTTCGACCTTCTGAGACTTCCTGAAGAAGCACCCGAGCGCTTTGCGATCAAGCTCATCAACCCGATCAACATCGATCTTTCACTGATGCGTACTACTCTCGCACCTCAGATGATCAAGGCGATGGCCAGAAACCAGAAAAACGCTATCCTCTCAGGCCGCATCTATGAGATGGGCAACAAGTTCCTGCCCAAGTCCCTGCCCCTCACAGAATATCCTGACGAGCGCGAGACGATCTGCATCGGCGTCTTCGGCGACGATGAGGATTTCTACTCATTGAAGGGCCTCGTTGACGTCATCGCTGACGCACTCGATATCAAGTTCGATTACGAAAAGGATGTCAAGACATTCCTGCATCCCGGCAGAACTGCAAAGGTCCTCTGCAACGGTGAAGAAGTAGGTTACCTGGGCCAGGTCCTCTACGAGATCTGCGACGAGCTCGACATGAGAGTTCCCGCATATGTAGCTGAGATCAACCTCCGCGCCCTTAGCAAGTACTACGGCAAGGACAGAAAGTTCATACCTCTTCCGAAGTTCCTCGAAGAGAAGCGTGACTTCTGCTTTGTTATGGACAAGTCCGTTACATGCGCAACAGTTGAAAAGGAGATCGAAGCTTCCTGCGAGTACATCACAAAGATCGACCTCTTCGACATCTACGAAGGCGCACAGCTCGGCGAAAACAAGAAGAGCCTCGCATTCAGCGTCGTCTTCACACCTAAGGACGAAGAGTTCAAGCCTGAGGTCATTGACGGCTTCGTATCTTCAATCCTTAAGAATCTCGAAGAGAAATACGGCATCACTTTGAGAGCGTAAGGCTTAATACAGAATTGGTTTATAAAGGCCCCGAAGCTTTGGCTTTGGGGCTTTTTTAGCACATGGCGCGCGGGGACCGCGTCAAGGGACGATAACTCTCGCCCTTTGGGCGCCCTTGACCCGCCCGCTTGCATGTGCTTTTTTGGTGTTCAAGAGGCTAAGCGCCTCCTGCCATCTACCGATGCAGGACTCAGATTGAAGGTTGTCGGAGGACCCCGACTGACAAGGTCCGGGACTATAGTTCGTTGTCGGTTGTTTCAGAGGTTTTCGGTGGTATTTTGCAGGTTTCTTGTCGGCTTTTGTCGGGAAAAGGCCTGGTTTGTCGCTTTTTCGGAGTTTTCTTGTCGGTTTTTCTTTGTAGGAATCGGAGCTTTTGTCGGTCACGTTTAATTTTCAACGCAGCCGACAAAACCTCCGAAACCCCGCACTGAAATCCCTGAAGGTTTAAGACAAAAACCGACAAAGCAGGACTAGAACCTGCAATTACCTACAAGGAACCGACAAAAAAGCTTGGAAAAGCACTGAAAAACCCCGCACTGAAATATAGATAAAACCAAAAGCGTCTGCCATTTTCCGGCAGACGCTTTCGGTTCGGGTTTTTGAATATTCTGGTAGGGAGAATTTACGAAGCTTTTTTGTGGAGCGCGATGATTTTCGCGCCGCTGTGGATAGGCTGTGATTTAACAGGAGATGCAGCTGTGATGAAGCCGGCGCTCCTGACCTTTGTGATATATCTGACTAATGCAAAGAAACCGCTGATGAACCAGGTAAGACCTGCAGAGAGCCAAATTCCCCAAACGCCTAAGACGGGGAACAGGCCAAGGAGGAGGGGAAAGCCTATTCTGCCGATGACTTCGACTACGCCGTTGCTTAATGAGAAGCCTGCGTCGCCGATGCCGTTAAGGACTCCGCGGCAGACGTATATCGTGCCGAGTGCGAAGTAGAAGGCGCTTGTGATGCGGAGTGCATTTGCACCCATATGTATGATCTCAGGGTCTTCGACGAAGAGCTTCATTACTGTTTCACCGCCAACCTGGGCAAGAGGGAGGACTATGAGGGAGAACACGGTCATGATGATCATGCCCTTGGCAAAGCCTTCCTTGATGCGCTTGTAATTGCGAGCTCCTAAGTTCTGGCCGGCATGTGTGGACAATGCCATGCTGAGTGAACCATAGGGCTGCTGTACGATCTGCTCGATCCTTCCTACAGCGGTGAATGCTGCGACGGTCATGGAGCCGAAGCCGTTGACGTAGCGCTGCAGAGCGATGCATGATACTGCGATGAGAGACATCTGGAGTGCGAGCATGGAACCCATTCTTGTGCACTCCCTGATGATCTTTGCATCAGGACGGAGGAGATCTTTATTGATCTTGAAGTATTCATTCTTAAGGTAAGCGAAAAGGAGGCATCCGATTCCGGATACGAACTGTGCTATCAAAGTTGCGACTGCTGCGCCTGTTACGCCCCATCCGAAAACGTTTACGAAAAGAAGATCCAGGCCGATATTTAAAAGGCACGATACGAGTAAGAATACGAGCGGCGTGACAGAATCTCCCAATGCCCTGAGCATTGCGGATGCGTAGTTGTACATTCCGATGAGAGGGATGCCGAGGCACATTATCCTTAAGTAAAGGGTTGCGAGTGTAAGGATGTCTGAAGGTGTGTCCAGAACTCTTAAGATCCAGGAGGACACTGCAAAGCCCAAGACTGCCATGAAGACTGATGCTGCGAGCATCATGTAGGCGCCGTTGACGATTACCTTTCTGACCCTTTGGTCATCCTTGGCGCCGAAGTATTTGGAAGCGGTGATTCCGCCGCCGTTGGCAACGCCTAAGCAGAATGAGAAGAATAAAAAAGAAAGGGAGCCGGTAGAGCCTACTGCTGCCAGGGCATCAGGTCCAACAACACGTCCTACTATTGCGGAGTCGGCAAGATTATAAAGCTGCTGAAAGATGTTTCCGACGAGCATGGGTAATGAGAACTCCAGAAGGAGCTTTACCGTATTACCCTTTGTCATATCGCGAACGAGTGTGCTCATGTATGCCTTACCGGTCCTTCTTTTAAGTCGGCTAACTTTAGCATTTCGGACAGGGGTCAACAATGAACTTTCGTACACGAAAATTGATATATTGTTCACTCTGACCTTTACAAACGCGGGTTTATAGTAGAAAATCGTATAAAAATGTTGCATTTTTGTGCAGTCTTTTTGAAAGGACCCAAAACAAAATGATCAATGTTCTTTATTCGGGATTCAGTTATCTTCACGAAGACGGCCTGGTCTACGACACGGACAGGGGAAGGGTCGGATTTGAGAGTTACCAGATGCTCTATACACATACGCCGGCATTGTTCTGGGTCGACGGCGAGCTGCGCTGGTATCCCGCGAAATCCGTTATTTTATTCACTCCAGGCCATAGAAAGTACTACAGTTCGCTGCCCGGAGAGCCTTATAAGAACGACTGGATCAGATTTGATACCGATGAGGAATTTATCGAGAATTTTCCTGTTACCAACGTTCCGTTTTCGCCGGCAGATCCGGATTTTGTACATAACCTTTTCAAGCTGATCGCGTGGGAGAGCAATGCGAAAAAGGAGACCGATGATCCGGAAATGCTCGCGCTATTTAAGATCCTCTTCGCGAAATTGTCCGATGACAGCATTGACTTATTGAGCAGTCCTTACCATCATGAATTGACGGCGCTTCGAAGAGACATGATGCTCCATCCTGAATTTGACTGGTCCGTCGACTCCATGATCAGGCGCATCAACTTAGGGCGCACGAGATTTCAGACTCTGTATAAAGAAACCTTTGGGATCAGTCCTATCGACGACGTAATCAATGCGCGAATCAGGCTCGCGAAAGACAGGCTCAAATACACGACGAGATCGATATCGGAAGTTGCCGACATGTGCGGGTATAAGAGCACCGAACATTTTATCAGGCAGTTTTCGAAGATGACGGGAATGACGCCCGGCAATTTCAGGCGCTATGGACAGCAAACATAATGTTATAATCAGTTTATGAGCATTTTAATTAAAGACACAACCAGAGAAGAACGCGAAAAGATCGTCGCTGAGTCCATCGGAAATATCAGCGGTTCCTGTGACGGATGCATGTCCGGTCTTGTCGAGATGTATCAGGATTACATCGACGGCAAGAAAGAGATCCGCGATATCAACATGGAATTTCGTGCCCACTACGAATCGGGCATGGACGGTCCGACTAAATCCGGTTGTGAACACATGAGTTAACAGCAAGGCACCGCATTCACTGTTCGGAGGGAGATGCCAGATGAACTTGTTAAAGAAGACAGCTGCAGGGATACTTGTCCTTGTTTTCGCGCTGGCCGGAACAGCATGTTCGAAAAGATTATCCCTCGATAACGTTACCAAAGTTGCAGAAGAGTGCGGACTTGAACAGACGGAAGATCTCTCCCGTATCTTAAATGACGTCAGCGGCACTCAGGATTATAACGAGCAGGTTTTCTGCTATGCCGAAAAGACGGAGCTCGCGCAGCAGATCTACGATGTCGTCTATAACAGATCCAACACATATCCCAAACACGAGATCCAGTCGGCTGCCGTTATGTACACGAATGCAATCAACGGCGAAGGAAAAGCCGTGAGGGAAAATGCTTATCTGTTCACCTTTAAGAGCGGCAAGAAAGCTTCCGAGTTTTACCAGATGCTGGTAGACGAGTTCGGTGTTTTAGAGCACGCCGAAGGAAAAGACAAATATCAGTACACGCTGTATCTCAGCGTCGGCGAAAAGAACGTTGTGCAGCAGGGGATCTATCTGGAAGGAAAGACCGTTGTCATCGTCAGCGGCATCGGATACGGCATGAACGACTTTATGCTCGTTGACCGCTGCTGCAAGGAAATGGATCTGATCGCGCCGGAATCTTTGAAGTAACCCGGGCAATTTTAGCATGAAGAATAAGACTCTCAAAACAATCCTGCTGATACTGATAATCCCGCTTATTGCCGAGGTGTTCTTTTTCAATTTCAGATTCTGGGAGTCTCTCTTTTTCAAGAAACAGATCGATTGTCTCAGTATAAAGACCGGAAATTGCATTACTATTCCGGAGATTAATGAGCCGGTGAAAAATATCCGTCTCGATCTTTCGGAAAGCGGCATAGGCAAACAGGTCGTTCACTTTAAGATACATCTCTATGACGAGGCAAATTCCGATCTCGAGCTCCATGTGACCGAAGTGATTCCGCAGATAGAAGAGAGTAGTTATATAAGGATTTATCCTGACGGAAATGTAAGAGAACTCACGATCGAATTCGACAGGAATGAAGTTCCTGACACAGGAAACATCGGAATAAGACTTAATGAGACAAGACCTTTCTGTTTCCATGTCTTAAGATTTATCCTGATGGTCATAATAGTATCGCTTTTCATGATCTTCAGACCGGGATCTATGATCTACAAGGTGCCTTTGTGCGGCGCAGATAAAAAGATCACTGACAGGAACAAGATCTTCTCCTTGCTGATGATGTCATCCTTGATCATTTTGTGGATAATCCTGGTCTATGCATTCAATATCGATACCACAGCCTACTACAAAGCAGGTCATGTCGAAGCGATATACACTTATCAGGCCGAGTCGTTCCTGAAAGGTCACGCGTGGCTGGATTACGATCCTCCGGGGTATCTCTCCGAGATGGAAAACCCTTACGATTTTAATGCGAGACTGGCTCTGGCAAAAGAGACAGGCGAATCCTTCAAGCTTGATTTCGCATTCTTTGAAGGGAAGTATTACAGCTACTACGGCGTTGTTTCGACACTTCTTTTTTATC includes:
- a CDS encoding phenylalanyl-tRNA synthetase beta subunit, whose translation is MLVPLSWLKDYVDIDVTPDVLEEKLFSCGFEVEEKYEVGKDISKVVVGEVKTCEVIEGTHLHLCTVDVGENGILQICCGADNVEAGGKYPLALIGAQVYATAKDHVTVEGVMTIGQGKLRGYDSYGMLCSGVEIGVTEDMFPGAGYNGLLVLPADSVPGADVKPILGLDDYIFDVSITANRPDCQSIFGIAREVAAVLGKPVKEPALDYTESDVAIDFNIRVSAPDLCPRYIGHYVSDVTIGESPLWMKRRLALVGCSAISNVVDITNYVLYELGQPMHAFDFSYLEGGEIHVRRAEAGEKIVTLDEKEFALTPDNLVICDGKKPIALAGIMGGLNSEILDTTTAVMFEAAKFAHDNIRKSSKALGQVSDSSMRFSKGVDEYTTVMAMKRALHLIEELGCGKVSKTSFDVNTGNSVEPRKLTVSVNRVNGVLGIKVPDEDIVRILTGLNFAPELNGDELTIYIPGYRVDMESYQDVAEEVIRMYGYDHITPTFIPTAKVTSGGYNLKQRSELKIKRALCAAGASEGVHYSFFSPSDFDLLRLPEEAPERFAIKLINPINIDLSLMRTTLAPQMIKAMARNQKNAILSGRIYEMGNKFLPKSLPLTEYPDERETICIGVFGDDEDFYSLKGLVDVIADALDIKFDYEKDVKTFLHPGRTAKVLCNGEEVGYLGQVLYEICDELDMRVPAYVAEINLRALSKYYGKDRKFIPLPKFLEEKRDFCFVMDKSVTCATVEKEIEASCEYITKIDLFDIYEGAQLGENKKSLAFSVVFTPKDEEFKPEVIDGFVSSILKNLEEKYGITLRA
- a CDS encoding putative MATE family efflux protein; the encoded protein is MSTLVRDMTKGNTVKLLLEFSLPMLVGNIFQQLYNLADSAIVGRVVGPDALAAVGSTGSLSFLFFSFCLGVANGGGITASKYFGAKDDQRVRKVIVNGAYMMLAASVFMAVLGFAVSSWILRVLDTPSDILTLATLYLRIMCLGIPLIGMYNYASAMLRALGDSVTPLVFLLVSCLLNIGLDLLFVNVFGWGVTGAAVATLIAQFVSGIGCLLFAYLKNEYFKINKDLLRPDAKIIRECTRMGSMLALQMSLIAVSCIALQRYVNGFGSMTVAAFTAVGRIEQIVQQPYGSLSMALSTHAGQNLGARNYKRIKEGFAKGMIIMTVFSLIVLPLAQVGGETVMKLFVEDPEIIHMGANALRITSAFYFALGTIYVCRGVLNGIGDAGFSLSNGVVEVIGRIGFPLLLGLFPVLGVWGIWLSAGLTWFISGFFALVRYITKVRSAGFITAASPVKSQPIHSGAKIIALHKKAS
- a CDS encoding AraC-like DNA-binding protein, giving the protein MINVLYSGFSYLHEDGLVYDTDRGRVGFESYQMLYTHTPALFWVDGELRWYPAKSVILFTPGHRKYYSSLPGEPYKNDWIRFDTDEEFIENFPVTNVPFSPADPDFVHNLFKLIAWESNAKKETDDPEMLALFKILFAKLSDDSIDLLSSPYHHELTALRRDMMLHPEFDWSVDSMIRRINLGRTRFQTLYKETFGISPIDDVINARIRLAKDRLKYTTRSISEVADMCGYKSTEHFIRQFSKMTGMTPGNFRRYGQQT